In Juglans microcarpa x Juglans regia isolate MS1-56 chromosome 8D, Jm3101_v1.0, whole genome shotgun sequence, the following are encoded in one genomic region:
- the LOC121242384 gene encoding uncharacterized protein LOC121242384, translated as MTEEQSRQKSYVYMRSRDLSFDIMENVGLVAFKVALPDYFGEVHDVFHVSSLKKSFGQREPHFVDPEHIQLQPNLTYEVAPTQIVDWKEQRLRSKTISLVKVSWDFDADDAEGELKDSAPPEE; from the exons atgacTGAAGAACAAAGTCGTCAGAAGAGTTATGTTTATATGAGGAgcagagacttatcctttgat attaTGGAGAacgttgggcttgttgcttttAAAGTTGcattgccggactattttggggaAGTTCATGATGTATTTCATGTgtcgtcattgaagaagagttttggacagcgaGAACCACATTTTGTTGACCCAGAACACATTCAACTTCAGCCTAACCTTACTTACGAAGTTGCCCCgacgcagattgtggattggaaggAGCAAAGATTAAGGTCCAAGACGATATCTTTagtgaaagtgtcatggg attttgatgccgATGATGCTGAGGGTGAGCTtaaggattcggctccgccagAGGAGTGA